In Methanothrix sp., a genomic segment contains:
- a CDS encoding glycosyltransferase family 2 protein has protein sequence MNGLASIIIVLYNSSYYLEACIDSIMAQNYPHEIIAIDNNSTDDSCRILREKYPNVRLIESRENVGYGAGNNEGVKHANGEYIVVLNPDTIVEGRWLQELIKPLKSGDKIITTPKILTYNGEVINTCGAINHFSGLSFTRGLGDTSSTQSCQEHISGFSGCSFAIRREHYISLGGFDKSFFMYNEDADFSWRANLNGFKILYIPSSVVRRLYIKNDAQKFYHL, from the coding sequence ATGAATGGATTAGCCAGTATAATAATAGTTCTTTACAATAGCAGTTATTATCTTGAAGCATGCATTGATTCCATCATGGCACAGAATTACCCTCATGAGATCATTGCCATCGATAATAATTCTACCGATGACAGTTGTCGTATCTTAAGAGAGAAATACCCCAATGTCAGATTGATTGAGAGCAGGGAGAATGTCGGCTACGGGGCAGGGAATAATGAGGGGGTTAAACATGCAAATGGCGAATACATCGTGGTGCTCAATCCAGATACCATAGTGGAGGGGCGATGGCTGCAGGAGCTCATCAAGCCCTTAAAAAGTGGGGACAAAATCATCACCACACCAAAAATCCTGACCTATAATGGCGAGGTTATCAATACCTGTGGAGCGATAAATCACTTTTCCGGCCTCTCTTTTACCAGAGGATTGGGTGATACATCAAGCACGCAATCTTGCCAAGAGCATATCAGCGGCTTCTCTGGATGCTCATTTGCCATCAGGCGGGAGCACTATATAAGCCTGGGCGGTTTTGATAAAAGTTTTTTTATGTATAATGAGGATGCCGATTTTTCCTGGAGGGCCAATCTCAATGGATTCAAAATCCTGTACATACCTTCATCTGTGGTCAGGCGACTATATATTAAAAATGACGCCCAAAAATTCTATCATCTGTAG